One Dictyoglomus turgidum DSM 6724 DNA window includes the following coding sequences:
- a CDS encoding L-fucose/L-arabinose isomerase family protein, translating to MKNVPDIKLGIIAVSRDCFPIELSRNRKNKVVEECTKKNIPIINLETIIENESDVLKALKEIKEKGVNALVIYLGNFGPEGPTSLLAQKFDGPVMVSAAAEETGKDLYGGRGDAYCGFLSLSYNLGLRNKQVYIPHYPVGIPSEIADMIKEFMPIARTILALKNLKIFSFGPRPQDFVTMHTPIKPLYDLGISIMENSELDLYDIYKQAENDPRISEVMEDMAKELGTGNTYPELLRKLAQYEVALIDFMEKNLGASQFGIFANKCWPAFEKYFGFVPCYVNSRLASRGIPVACEVDVYGALSEYIIYNVSELPATLLDVNNTVPYDLIEENKDRIRDKGYKPTDLFMGFHCGNTPSCCLINGAIKYQLIMHRLLEPGKEPDITRGTLEGRLRPGETLIFRIHATPDARLISYLAEGEILDIDPKSFGGIGVFAIKEMGRFYRYVLLEKKFPHHTAVGFKHVGKYVYEVLKLLGIKEIYYNLPENQRYPEENPFIS from the coding sequence ATGAAAAATGTTCCTGATATTAAATTAGGTATAATTGCGGTCAGCAGAGATTGTTTTCCTATTGAGCTTTCAAGAAATAGAAAAAACAAAGTTGTAGAGGAATGTACTAAAAAAAATATTCCAATTATTAATTTAGAGACCATAATTGAGAATGAAAGCGATGTTCTAAAAGCTCTAAAAGAGATAAAAGAAAAAGGAGTTAATGCTTTAGTAATATATCTTGGCAATTTTGGACCTGAAGGACCAACTTCATTACTTGCCCAAAAGTTTGATGGTCCTGTTATGGTAAGTGCTGCTGCAGAGGAGACTGGTAAAGATCTCTATGGGGGTAGAGGTGATGCTTACTGTGGATTTTTAAGCTTAAGTTATAATTTAGGTTTGCGGAATAAGCAAGTATATATACCCCATTATCCGGTAGGAATACCTTCAGAGATAGCGGATATGATAAAAGAATTTATGCCAATTGCAAGGACAATTCTTGCATTGAAGAATTTGAAGATATTCTCCTTTGGTCCAAGACCTCAAGATTTTGTTACAATGCATACTCCTATAAAACCACTATATGATCTTGGGATCTCCATAATGGAAAATAGTGAATTAGATCTTTACGATATATACAAACAAGCTGAAAATGATCCACGGATATCAGAGGTTATGGAAGACATGGCAAAAGAGCTTGGAACAGGTAATACTTATCCAGAACTTTTAAGAAAGCTTGCACAATATGAAGTAGCTTTAATTGACTTTATGGAAAAAAATCTTGGAGCTTCCCAATTTGGTATATTTGCCAATAAATGTTGGCCTGCCTTTGAAAAATATTTTGGCTTTGTTCCTTGTTATGTGAATTCAAGACTTGCAAGTAGAGGGATTCCTGTGGCTTGCGAGGTAGATGTTTATGGAGCACTTAGTGAATATATTATTTACAATGTAAGTGAATTGCCAGCAACTCTTCTTGATGTTAATAACACTGTGCCATATGATCTGATAGAGGAAAATAAGGACCGAATAAGAGATAAGGGGTATAAGCCAACGGATCTTTTTATGGGTTTCCATTGTGGAAATACGCCATCTTGTTGCCTTATTAATGGAGCTATTAAATATCAATTGATTATGCATAGACTTTTAGAACCTGGAAAAGAGCCCGATATTACAAGAGGAACCTTGGAAGGAAGACTAAGACCTGGTGAAACTCTTATTTTTAGAATTCATGCAACACCTGATGCAAGATTGATATCTTATTTGGCAGAAGGTGAGATTTTAGATATTGATCCTAAATCTTTTGGAGGAATTGGTGTTTTTGCAATAAAAGAAATGGGGAGATTTTATAGGTATGTACTATTAGAAAAGAAATTCCCGCATCATACAGCGGTTGGCTTTAAGCATGTAGGTAAGTACGTATATGAAGTACTAAAGCTTTTAGGAATAAAGGAGATATACTATAACTTGCCTGAGAATCAGAGATATCCAGAGGAAAATCCTTTTATTTCATAA
- a CDS encoding L-ribulose-5-phosphate 4-epimerase has protein sequence MLLKELREEVYRMNMELPKNNLVVMTSGNVSGKDPHTNYVVIKPSGVKYEDLSPEKMVIVDLEGNVVEGDLKPSVDTLSHLVVYRNRKDIGGIVHTHSPYATAFALLGKPIPVYLTSHADYFGEEIPIGRYASPLPLEDVGNALLEVINKDDRPSWVKKHSPFVPVVLLKNHGVFTFGKTPTEALKYAVMIEEIAKTCYLALSLGKPEPLPDIEIEKWYTRFHEIYGQK, from the coding sequence ATGCTTTTAAAAGAGTTGAGGGAAGAAGTATATAGAATGAATATGGAACTTCCTAAAAATAATCTTGTGGTTATGACCAGTGGAAATGTAAGCGGTAAAGATCCTCATACAAATTATGTAGTTATAAAACCAAGTGGGGTAAAGTATGAAGATCTTTCTCCAGAAAAAATGGTAATTGTGGATCTGGAAGGTAATGTAGTTGAAGGAGATCTTAAACCCTCTGTAGATACTTTATCTCACTTAGTAGTTTATAGAAATAGAAAGGATATAGGGGGGATTGTTCATACCCATTCGCCTTATGCTACTGCTTTTGCTCTTCTGGGAAAACCTATACCTGTGTATCTCACCTCTCATGCTGACTATTTTGGGGAGGAGATTCCTATAGGAAGATATGCTTCTCCTTTGCCTCTTGAAGATGTAGGAAATGCTCTTCTTGAGGTAATAAATAAGGATGATAGACCCTCTTGGGTAAAGAAACATTCTCCTTTTGTTCCTGTGGTTCTTTTGAAGAATCATGGAGTATTTACTTTTGGAAAAACACCTACCGAGGCTTTAAAGTATGCTGTTATGATAGAAGAAATAGCAAAAACTTGTTATCTTGCTCTCTCCTTGGGAAAGCCTGAGCCCTTGCCTGATATTGAGATTGAAAAATGGTATACAAGATTTCACGAGATATATGGACAAAAATAA
- a CDS encoding alpha-N-arabinofuranosidase — protein sequence MQKAKVKVEKDFIISRIDRRIYGSFIEHLGRAIYTGIYEPAHPEADEQGFRKDVIRLVRDLKVPIIRYPGGNFVSGYNWEDGVGPKELRPKKLELAWRSIEPNEVGVNEFVDWTKKVNSEVMMAINLGTRGIDEARNLVEYCNFPGGTYYSDLRRKHGYEKPHKIKVWNLGNEMDGEWQIGHKLPHEYGRLAREVAKVMRMVDPDIELVVCGSSGPGMPTFPEWERIVLEHTYDVVDYISLHYYANMPGPDHIDLPDNPDLKSFIAKNLVMEDFIKAVVSTIDYVKAVKRTKKDVYISFDEWNVWYHSFKKDKNVEPWQIAPPLLEEDYNFADALLVSNMMITLLKHADRIKIACLAQLVNVLAPITTVKGGIAYRQTIYYPFMHASNYGDGLVLLPKVESPKYDSKLYTDVPLLETVVIYNDEKEEISVFAVNRDVENSLYVEYDLHGFNGFKVEEHIVYDSEDPFAGNTPENPDRVVPRKERNSAKIDGNKLEVVLPKFSWNVIRLKKQGVN from the coding sequence ATGCAAAAAGCTAAGGTTAAGGTAGAGAAGGATTTTATTATTTCTCGAATTGATAGGAGAATTTATGGATCCTTTATTGAGCATTTAGGAAGGGCTATCTATACAGGGATTTATGAACCAGCTCATCCTGAGGCTGATGAACAAGGATTTAGAAAAGATGTTATAAGACTCGTTAGAGATTTAAAGGTTCCCATAATAAGATATCCTGGGGGAAATTTTGTTTCTGGTTATAACTGGGAAGACGGGGTAGGTCCAAAGGAGTTAAGACCAAAAAAGTTAGAGCTTGCATGGAGAAGTATAGAACCAAATGAGGTTGGGGTAAATGAGTTTGTAGATTGGACTAAAAAGGTAAATTCTGAGGTGATGATGGCGATAAACTTGGGAACGAGAGGAATAGATGAGGCAAGAAATCTTGTAGAGTATTGCAATTTTCCTGGAGGAACATATTATAGTGATTTAAGAAGAAAACATGGCTATGAAAAACCTCATAAAATCAAGGTTTGGAATCTTGGAAATGAAATGGATGGGGAATGGCAAATAGGGCATAAACTACCCCATGAGTATGGTAGACTTGCAAGGGAAGTAGCAAAGGTAATGAGAATGGTTGATCCTGACATAGAGCTTGTAGTCTGTGGAAGTTCTGGGCCAGGCATGCCTACTTTTCCTGAATGGGAAAGAATAGTTTTAGAGCATACCTATGATGTAGTGGATTATATCTCTTTACACTATTATGCTAATATGCCTGGACCTGATCATATTGATTTGCCTGATAATCCTGATTTGAAAAGTTTTATCGCTAAAAATCTTGTGATGGAAGATTTTATAAAAGCTGTAGTCTCTACTATTGACTATGTAAAAGCTGTAAAGCGTACGAAAAAGGATGTATATATATCCTTTGATGAATGGAATGTCTGGTACCACTCTTTTAAGAAGGACAAAAATGTGGAACCATGGCAGATAGCTCCTCCTTTATTAGAAGAGGATTATAATTTTGCCGATGCGCTTTTGGTAAGTAATATGATGATAACTCTCTTGAAACATGCTGACAGGATAAAAATAGCCTGTCTTGCTCAGCTTGTTAATGTCCTTGCACCTATCACTACTGTTAAAGGTGGAATAGCATATAGACAAACTATTTATTATCCTTTTATGCATGCTTCTAATTATGGAGATGGGTTAGTACTTCTTCCTAAGGTAGAGTCTCCTAAGTACGACTCTAAGCTTTATACTGATGTGCCTCTTTTAGAAACGGTAGTGATTTATAACGACGAAAAAGAAGAAATCTCAGTTTTTGCTGTTAACAGGGATGTAGAGAATAGTCTTTATGTGGAATACGATTTGCACGGGTTTAATGGTTTTAAAGTTGAAGAACATATAGTGTATGATTCTGAAGATCCTTTTGCTGGAAATACCCCTGAAAATCCCGATAGGGTAGTACCGAGAAAAGAGAGAAATTCTGCAAAAATCGATGGTAATAAATTAGAGGTTGTACTTCCTAAGTTTTCTTGGAATGTAATCAGATTAAAAAAACAAGGAGTGAATTAA
- a CDS encoding LacI family DNA-binding transcriptional regulator: MVVERKSHITIKDVAKLAGVGIATASRALNNRGDVHPETRRKVLEAAQKLGYVPNSLARSLVYGKTKKVGVIITTVLNPFYAAVVSGIERVLTANGYTLILYNSNEDPRKEREALLILRQQRVDGIIFAPIEYESQNVKYLIDSKIPFVLVARRTLEEDTSFVIADDFKVGKIGTEHLIEKGHRRILFLNSWKNSSAKFRLEGYKSALREAGFLINPKLIYSIKPDTDLKKLISEIFSSKSRPTAIFCFCDSIALEVMKVVKEEGLKIPDDVAILGCDNLDYTELLNPSLTTIDISKFDMGVLAARILLGLLEDNKEPVRYIFEPKLVIREST; encoded by the coding sequence ATGGTAGTTGAGAGGAAGAGTCATATTACAATAAAAGACGTAGCAAAACTTGCTGGTGTGGGAATTGCTACTGCATCAAGGGCTTTAAATAATAGAGGGGATGTACATCCTGAGACAAGAAGGAAAGTATTAGAAGCAGCACAAAAGCTTGGGTATGTTCCAAATTCTCTTGCAAGGAGTCTCGTATATGGGAAGACTAAAAAAGTTGGGGTAATTATTACTACTGTCCTAAATCCTTTTTACGCAGCTGTTGTTAGTGGTATAGAAAGGGTCTTAACTGCTAATGGATATACGCTTATACTGTATAATTCTAATGAAGATCCCCGTAAAGAGAGGGAAGCTTTGCTTATTTTAAGACAGCAGAGAGTTGATGGGATAATTTTTGCTCCTATTGAGTACGAATCTCAAAATGTGAAATATCTGATAGATAGTAAGATACCTTTTGTTTTGGTGGCAAGGAGAACCCTGGAAGAAGATACAAGTTTTGTGATTGCTGACGATTTTAAGGTCGGGAAAATTGGTACAGAACATTTGATAGAAAAGGGACACAGAAGGATTTTGTTTCTCAATTCTTGGAAAAATTCCAGTGCAAAATTTAGGCTTGAGGGTTATAAATCTGCATTACGTGAAGCAGGATTTCTTATTAATCCCAAATTAATATATTCTATAAAGCCAGACACTGATCTTAAAAAATTAATAAGTGAGATATTTTCGAGCAAAAGTAGACCTACAGCAATTTTTTGTTTTTGTGACTCTATAGCCCTTGAAGTAATGAAGGTTGTAAAAGAAGAAGGCTTGAAAATTCCGGATGACGTTGCAATTTTGGGATGTGATAACTTGGATTATACAGAGCTTCTTAACCCTTCCTTAACAACCATTGATATTTCTAAGTTTGATATGGGAGTTTTAGCAGCAAGAATATTATTGGGTCTTTTAGAAGATAATAAAGAGCCTGTGCGTTATATTTTTGAACCCAAGTTAGTAATAAGGGAATCAACATAA
- a CDS encoding LamG domain-containing protein encodes MTKKMFFIFLLLIFSICLSGCMKSVTTESATLLAHYEFEDNLSDSTGDFSDGIVIGTKIGETGGSVTYTDGVVGKAVYLDGASGIQLPDNLIHSYKYSIAFWLKADQLTNYTPAFFGCVKNKTNEWLSIPPGGLAAFGGRFQIWSNYNNGSTWFDGLTNVNLEVGKWYHIAVVVNEGELSVYINGEKQALDTRINGQNSLQALFPDLFSNKDAIFTIGVNYWDTPFKGLIDDLRIYSGVLTDSEVLFLASK; translated from the coding sequence ATGACGAAAAAAATGTTCTTTATTTTCTTGTTATTAATATTTTCAATTTGTCTTAGTGGTTGTATGAAGTCTGTAACAACAGAGTCTGCAACTTTGCTTGCACACTACGAATTTGAAGATAATTTGTCTGACAGCACTGGTGATTTTTCTGATGGAATTGTAATTGGAACAAAGATTGGAGAAACTGGAGGTAGTGTAACATATACTGATGGAGTTGTAGGAAAAGCAGTATACTTGGATGGTGCCTCTGGGATACAATTACCAGATAATTTGATACATTCTTACAAGTATTCTATAGCGTTTTGGTTAAAAGCAGATCAACTAACAAATTATACTCCTGCATTTTTTGGGTGTGTTAAGAATAAAACAAATGAATGGTTAAGTATACCTCCTGGAGGACTTGCAGCTTTTGGAGGGAGATTTCAGATTTGGTCAAATTATAACAATGGAAGCACATGGTTTGATGGTTTAACAAATGTCAATTTAGAAGTAGGCAAGTGGTATCATATAGCAGTTGTGGTAAATGAAGGTGAATTGTCCGTATATATAAATGGAGAAAAACAAGCTTTAGACACCCGTATTAATGGACAAAATAGTTTACAGGCATTATTCCCCGATCTTTTCAGTAACAAGGACGCTATATTCACCATAGGGGTAAATTATTGGGATACTCCTTTTAAGGGTTTAATAGATGATTTAAGAATTTACAGCGGGGTTTTAACAGATTCTGAAGTGTTGTTTCTTGCAAGTAAGTAG
- a CDS encoding LamG domain-containing protein, translating into MFKKGIVLFVGLLFILLVAGCEKAGEVSLQQIQQIPQKLELPKGLVAYYPFEGDLKDANGLLGEGKVIGPKIGQPGGNVSFADGVVGKALVLDGNSGVLLYEGPVETYEYSIALWIYPEALTYYTPAFFAAINTDTWISIVPGGHSLFEGRAGFWSGSAWFDGWTDMKLETNKWYHFAVTVDNGLVSVYINGEKRFEGKRVQDLFRGEKAIFVLGVNWWDPPFKGKIDELRIYNKVLTADEVKELASAK; encoded by the coding sequence ATGTTTAAAAAAGGAATTGTACTCTTTGTTGGGTTGCTTTTCATATTGTTAGTTGCAGGTTGTGAGAAGGCTGGTGAGGTTTCTTTACAACAAATACAGCAGATTCCTCAAAAATTAGAACTACCAAAGGGATTAGTAGCCTATTATCCTTTTGAAGGAGATCTCAAAGATGCTAATGGTTTATTAGGAGAAGGAAAAGTTATAGGTCCTAAAATTGGCCAGCCGGGGGGAAATGTAAGTTTCGCTGATGGGGTCGTTGGAAAGGCTCTTGTACTTGATGGAAATTCTGGGGTTCTTTTATATGAGGGTCCTGTAGAGACATATGAGTATTCCATTGCTCTTTGGATATACCCAGAAGCTTTAACTTATTATACTCCTGCCTTCTTTGCTGCTATAAATACGGATACTTGGATAAGTATAGTACCAGGTGGGCATTCTTTATTTGAAGGAAGAGCTGGTTTTTGGTCTGGTAGTGCTTGGTTTGATGGATGGACAGATATGAAGTTAGAGACAAACAAGTGGTATCACTTTGCTGTTACAGTGGACAATGGATTAGTAAGCGTATACATTAATGGTGAAAAGAGATTTGAGGGTAAGAGGGTTCAGGATCTGTTTAGAGGAGAAAAAGCAATATTTGTTCTTGGTGTTAATTGGTGGGACCCTCCATTTAAAGGAAAGATAGATGAATTGAGAATCTATAACAAAGTTCTTACAGCTGATGAAGTTAAAGAATTGGCAAGTGCTAAATAG